In the genome of Coregonus clupeaformis isolate EN_2021a chromosome 1, ASM2061545v1, whole genome shotgun sequence, one region contains:
- the LOC121574028 gene encoding growth hormone-inducible transmembrane protein, which produces MYVIFCFIFLFHQGYSTKSRLGFRRGKTAKDQLQQAAFEPATDTAIRMDNMGRMFLAGGAAVGLGALCYYGLGMSNEIGAIERAVIWPQYVKDRIHSTYMYFAGSVGMTALSAVAVSRTPALMGLMMRGSWLAIGATFAAVIGAGMLVRSISYDQSPGTKHLAWMLHAGVMGAVIAPMTLLGGPLMMRAAWYTAGIVGGLSTVAMCAPSEKFLNMGGPLAVGFGVVFASSIGSMFLPPTSAMGAGLYSIAIYGGLVLFSLFLLYDTQKVIKRAETYPMYGMQKYDPINSCMGIYMDTLNIFMRMVMILSGGGNRKK; this is translated from the exons ATGTATGTAATATTCTGCTTTATCTTCCTCTTTCATCAGGGCTATTCCACCAAATCCAGACTAGGTTTCCGTCGTGGGAAAACTGCCAAGGACCAGCTCCAACAGGCAGCTTTCGAGCCAGCCACTGACACTGCCATCAGAA TGGATAACATGGGCAGGATGTTCCTGGCTGGAGGGGCTGCTGTAGGCCTGGGAGCGCTGTGTTACTACGGACTCGGCATGTCCAATGAGATCGGTGCCATCGAGAGAGCAGT TATCTGGCCCCAGTACGTGAAGGACAGGATCCACTCCACCTACATGTACTTTGCAGGCAGTGTGGGCATGACAGCTCTGTCGGCTGTAGCAGTCAGCAGGACCCCAGCCCTCATGGGTCTCATGATGAGAGGATCCTGGCTG GCAATTGGAGCTACCTTTGCAGCCGTGATTGGAGCAGGCATGCTGGTCAGATCTATCTCCTATGACCAGAGCCCAGGAACCAAACATCTAGCCTGGATGCTACATGCAG GTGTGATGGGAGCGGTCATAGCCCCCATGACTCTGCTAGGTGGGCCCCTGATGATGAGGGCAGCCTGGTACACAGCGGGCATCGTGGGGGGTCTGTCCACCGTGGCCATGTGTGCCCCCAGTGAGAAGTTCCTCAACATGGGAGGACCCCTGGCGGTGGGCTTCGGAGTAGTCTTCGCCTCTTCCATCG gCTCAATGTTCCTGCCCCCTACCTCAGCGATGGGAGCAGGCCTGTACTCCATCGCTATATACGGAGGTCTGGTCCTCTTCAGCTTGTTCCTGCTTTACGACACCCAGAAGGTCATCAAGAGGGCAGAGACATACCCCATGTATGGGATGCAGAAATACGACCCCATCAACTC